Proteins co-encoded in one Ananas comosus cultivar F153 linkage group 15, ASM154086v1, whole genome shotgun sequence genomic window:
- the LOC109721238 gene encoding uncharacterized protein LOC109721238, giving the protein MERSAPVRNPHTSTADLLTWKEAPPESEAAAAGGSQRPHQPSEAIRKVVFGGQVSEEEAESLNKRKPCSGHKWKEMTGSGIFAAGSADGTADSESAFSTPNSRMSSPTYQQTISGISQISFSTDGSITPKKPTSVAEMAKQRELSGTLQVESESSMKRQISDAKCKELGGHGIFGPPTEDSPRQSAARDFKTKDEGVREPAPRSLHTSVKVSNPAGGPSNFLIGETEEPVINKTAKKIYTQKFSDLTGNNVFKGDAPPGSTEKPLSVAKLKEMSGSDIFGDEKSASRDYFGGVRKPPGGESSITLV; this is encoded by the exons ATGGAGAGGAGCGCTCCGGTGCGGAACCCACACACCTCGACGGCGGATCTGCTGACGTGGAAGGAGGCGCCGCCCGagtcggaggcggcggcggcgggggggtcGCAGCGGCCGCATCAG CCCTCGGAGGCGATAAGGAAGGTGGTGTTCGGGGGCCAGGTGAGCGAGGAGGAGGCCGAGAGCTTGAACAAGAG GAAACCTTGTTCAGGTCACAAGTGGAAAGAAATGACTGGTAGCGGCATATTTGCAGCAGGGAGTGCGGATGGTACAGCAGATTCTGAAAGTGCTTTCTCAACTCCTAATAGCAGGATGAGTTCACCAACTTATCAG CAAACAATTAGTGGTATCAGCCAAATCTCGTTCAGCACCGACGGGAGCATTACCCCGAAGAAGCCAACCTCGGTGGCAGAGATGGCAAAGCAGCGGGAACTAAGTGGAACTCTGCAAGTCGAGTCTGAGAGCTCGATGAAAAGACAAATATCTGATGCAAAGTGCAAGGAACTTGGTGGGCACGGCATATTTGGGCCCCCTACTGAAGATTCTCCCCGGCAATCAGCAGCAAGGGATTTCAAGACGAAGGACGAGGGCGTTAGAGAACCTGCTCCTCGCAGTTTGCATACATCCGTGAAAGTTTCTAAC CCGGCAGGAGGCCCGAGCAACTTCTTGATTGGTGAGACCGAGGAGCCTGTGATTAACAAAACCGCCAAGAAGATCTACACTCAGAAGTTTTCGGATCTCACCGGAAACAATGTCTTCAAGGGAGACGCACCTCCCGGATCAACGGAAAAGCCGCTGAGCGTGGCGAAGCTGAAGGAAATGAGCGGCAGCGACATCTTTGGTGATGAAAAGTCTGCTTCCCGGGACTATTTTGGCGGTGTACGGAAGCCTCCCGGTGGCGAAAGCAGCATCACGCTAGTTTGA